One genomic window of Struthio camelus isolate bStrCam1 chromosome 1, bStrCam1.hap1, whole genome shotgun sequence includes the following:
- the SLITRK5 gene encoding SLIT and NTRK-like protein 5: MYACCSTVTLEQDLNKKMHIWMLQTIAFALTSLVLSWAESIEYYGEICDNACPCEEKDSILTVSCENRGIISLFEISPPRFPVYHLLLSGNLLNRLYPNQFVNYTGASILHLGSNDIQDIETGAFHGLRGLRRLHLNNNKLELLRDDTFLGLESLEYLQVDYNYISVIEPNAFSKLHLLQVLILNDNLLSSLPNNLFRFVPLTHLDLRGNRLKLLPYVGLLQHMDKVVELQLEENPWNCSCELIALKDWLDSISYSALVGDVVCETPFRLHGRDLDEVSKQELCPRRLISDYEMRPQTPLSTTGYFHTTPASVNSVATSSSAVYKSPLKPPKGTRQPNKTRVRPTSRLPSKDLGYSNYGPSIAYQTKSPVPLECPTACTCNLQISDLGLNVNCQERKIESISELQPKPYNPKKMYLTENYIALVRRADFVDATGLDLLHLGNNRISVIQDRAFGDLTNLRRLYLNGNRIEKLSPELFYGLQSLQYLFLQYNVIREIEAGTFEPVPNLQLLFLNNNLLRSLPGNIFSGLSLYRLSLRSNHFSYLPVSGVLDQLKSLLQIDLHENPWDCTCDVVGMKLWLEQLNTGVLVDQVICESPKKFAQSDMRAVRTELLCPDYSDIVVSTPTPSSGPLPARTTPASTTVRLNGTAAAGGAAPAGGGGGGGGGGGGGGGGGGGSSVPLSVLILSLLLVFIMSVFVAAGLFVLVMKRRKKGQGDHASANNSDVSSFNMQYSVYSGGGHHHHHHHPHHQQHQQHRGGGGGGGGAALPKVKTPAGHVYEYIPHPLGHMCKNPIYRSREGNAGEDYKDLHELKVTYSSHPLQPAGGPPPPPPPPPPPGGEDATLRSPAYSVSTIEPREELLSPVQDADRFYRGIVEPDKHSSSSTLGTPGSTLPDYPKLPAAYTYSPNYDLRRPHQYLHPGPGDGRLRETVLYNPPSTVYVEPNRNEYLELKAKLNAEPDYLEVLEKQTTFSQF; this comes from the coding sequence atgtaCGCTTGCTGCTCTACAGTAACTTTGGAACAGGACCTCAACAAAAAAATGCATATCTGGATGCTGCAGACGATCGCGTTTGCTTTAACATCGCTAGTCCTTTCGTGGGCAGAAAGCATCGAGTATTATGGGGAAATCTGTGATAATGCGTGTCCTTGTGAGGAGAAGGACAGTATCTTAACAGTGAGCTGTGAAAACAGAGGGATCATCAGCCTTTTTGAGATTAGTCCACCGAGGTTCCCTGTGTACCACCTCTTGTTGTCGGGGAACCTTTTGAACAGGCTGTACCCTAACCAGTTTGTCAATTACACCGGGGCTTCGATTTTGCACCTAGGGAGCAACGACATACAAGACATCGAAACGGGGGCCTTTCATGGTCTGAGAGGTTTAAGGAGGCTGCACCTGAACAACAACAAGCTGGAACTTTTACGGGATGACACTTTCCTTGGGCTAGAGAGTTTGGAGTATCTACAAGTCGATTATAATTATATTAGTGTCATTGAACCCAATGCCTTCAGCAAACTGCATTTGCTGCAGGTACTGATTCTCAATGATAACCTCCTCTCCAGTTTGCCCAACAACCTTTTCCGTTTTGTGCCCTTAACTCACCTGGACTTGAGGGGTAACCGGCTGAAGCTGTTGCCCTATGTGGGCCTTTTGCAGCACATGGATAAAGTAgtggagctgcagctggaggaaaaCCCCTGGAATTGCTCTTGCGAGTTGATTGCTCTAAAGGATTGGCTGGACAGTATCTCCTACTCTGCTCTGGTGGGAGATGTGGTTTGTGAGACCCCTTTCCGCTTACATGGTCGAGACTTAGATGAGGTCTCCAAGCAGGAGCTTTGCCCCAGGAGACTCATCTCGGATTATGAAATGAGACCACAAACACCGCTGAGCACCACTGGGTATTTCCACACTACCCCCGCCTCAGTGAACTCTGTGGCCACTTCTTCTTCAGCTGTTTACAAATCCCCTTTGAAACCCCCTAAGGGGACCCGCCAACCCAACAAGACCAGGGTGCGTCCCACCTCCCGCCTGCCCTCAAAAGACCTGGGATACAGCAACTACGGCCCCAGCATCGCCTACCAGACCAAATCCCCGGTGCCTTTGGAGTGCCCCACTGCCTGCACTTGCAACTTGCAGATTTCTGACCTGGGTCTCAACGTCAACTGTCAGGAGAGGAAGATTGAGAGCATATCCGAACTGCAGCCCAAACCCTATAATCCTAAGAAGATGTATCTGACAGAAAACTACATCGCTCTAGTGCGCAGGGCAGATTTTGTGGATGCCACTGGGCTGGATTTGCTGCATCTGGGCAATAATCGTATCTCAGTTATTCAGGATCGGGCTTTTGGGGATTTAACTAACTTGCGAAGACTGTATCTGAATGGGAACCGGATTGAGAAGCTGAGCCCAGAGCTGTTCTAtgggctgcagagcctgcagtaCCTCTTCCTGCAGTACAATGTTATCCGGGAGATAGAGGCAGGCACCTTTGAACCCGTTCCTAACCTCCAGCTCTTGTTTTTGAACAACAATCTGCTGAGATCTTTGCCCGGGAACATTTTTTCCGGTCTGTCTCTCTACAGGCTGAGCCTGCGCAGCAACCACTTCTCCTACCTGCCGGTGAGCGGGGTACTGGACCAGCTGAAATCCCTGTTGCAGATCGACCTGCACGAGAACCCCTGGGACTGCACCTGCGATGTGGTGGGCATGAAGCTGTGGCTGGAGCAGCTCAACACCGGCGTCCTGGTGGACCAGGTCATCTGCGAGTCCCCCAAGAAGTTCGCCCAGAGCGATATGCGGGCGGTGCGGACGGAGCTGCTGTGCCCCGACTACTCGGACATCGTCGTCTCCACGCCCACGCCGTCCTCcggcccgctcccggcccggaCCACCCCCGCCTCCACCACCGTGCGCCTCaacggcacggcggcggcgggcggcgcggcgcccgcgggcggcggcggcggcggcggcggcggcggcggcggcggcggcggcggcggcggcggctcctccgtgCCGCTCTCGGTGCTGATCCTCAGCCTGCTGCTGGTCTTCATCATGTCCGTCTTCGTGGCGGCGGGGCTCTTCGTCCTGGTGATGAAGCGGCGCAAGAAGGGCCAGGGCGACCACGCCAGCGCCAACAACTCCGACGTGAGCTCCTTCAACATGCAGTACAGCGTCTATAGCGGCGgcggccaccaccaccaccaccaccacccgcaccaccagcagcaccagcagcaccgaggcggcggcggaggcggcggcggggcggcgctgcccaAAGTGAAGACCCCCGCCGGCCACGTGTACGAGTACATCCCGCACCCCCTCGGCCACATGTGCAAAAACCCCATCTACCGCTCGCGGGAGGGCAACGCGGGAGAGGATTACAAAGACCTCCACGAGCtcaaggtcacctacagcagcCACCCCTTGCAGccggcgggggggccgcccccgccgccgccgccgccgccgccgcccggcggggaGGATGCGACCCTGCGCAGCCCCGCGTACAGCGTGAGCACCATCGAGCCCCGGGAGGAGCTGCTCTCCCCGGTGCAAGACGCCGATCGCTTTTACAGGGGCATTGTGGAGCCCGACAAACACTCCTCGTCCTCCACGCTGGGCACCCCCGGCTCTACCCTTCCCGACTACCCCAAGCTCCCCGCCGCTTACACCTACTCCCCCAACTATGACCTTAGGCGTCCCCACCAGTACTTGCACCCGGGGCCGGGGGACGGCAGGCTCCGGGAGACGGTGCTCTACAACCCCCCGAGTACTGTCTATGTAGAGCCCAACAGGAACGAGTACCTGGAGCTAAAAGCAAAACTAAACGCAGAGCCGGACTACCTCGAAGTGCTGGAAAAACAGACCACATTCAGCCAGTTCTGA